Sequence from the Deltaproteobacteria bacterium genome:
TCGCCTGAAACTGATGGTCCGGTGCCGACGCGGCTGCGGGAGTCGGTCCCGAGATCAGTTCATGCACGCACGCCGGAGTGACGTCAGTCTCCGTGCAATCGTCGTCGCCCGTGTCGTCGTCCGGGACGTACGGCTCCGTGGTTGTTGTCGTCGTCGGCGTCTCGATGGTCGTCGTCGTGGTCGGCATCGTCGTTGTGGTTGGGGGGATCGTGGTTGTGGTAACAGGAGGGAGCGTTGACTGAGGAGGCGGAACGTACTCGTCTACGCAGTGGCCGTAAATATCTCCCTCCTCGGAAAATTGACAGAACGCATTTGGGTTATCGTAATAATCACGGCAGAAGGCGTATCCGCCATCCTCTTGACAATCCGGCGGAGGCGGAGGAGGGGGAGGTGGGGGGCCGTCGACAACGTAGAATGTGCCTGTTCCCTTTCCGGCATAGTATATATCTGTTGAGGCAAGCATAATGCCGGCCGATATTCTATACGCCTCCCCCTGAACAAAACTGGAGTCGATAGGAAAAGAGTAAGAACCGCCATGTCCTCCCCAAGTATTTCCATACTCCGGCGAAACGTACTCCTCGGACACGAGGCGAAATACATCATCTCCAGAACGCTTTCGCGAAAGCGCGATTCGAACGGTTAACTGCCCGTCCTCCAATATATCATTATCGTAACCCCAATGAAAGCGAACAAGTGGTTCGTTGTTACTTGGCGGATATCGATAAACATATTGCCTATTATAACCGTCATCACGTCGAAACGGTCCACCCACCTCAACATTTGCAACTTTTGGACATGCCTGATCTAATGGATCGCCCATGATAATATTTCTATCGATGCAGGAAACGACGTCGCCGCCCCTCCTCATGATGTTATCAGAACAATATTGACGTCCTTCGAATACATTCGAGTGCGCGCCGTATTCATTGCCAACGCAGCGACCGTACATACATTTACTGAAACAAGAAGGGGTGTCCGTAATGTCACATGCTTCGTATGCGTTGTATCCAGAGACCGGAATAGCTGTCGAATACATACAACCCCACTGGGTCGGATCAGTCGGGTCGATCGTTGTCGTCGTCGTCGACGTCGTTGTTGTAATGATCGTCGTCGATCCCTGACCCGTCGTGGTTGTTGTCGTTGTCGGCACCGTCGTCGTTGGAACGATATAACATGGAAGATCTGACATATTGTATGCAGTGTGAAAATATTCATGAACCAAGGTGAGTCCAAGAGTTGAGCCGTAGTAACCCGGAGTCGCGTGGCCCATTTCGACCCAGTGGGTTGGCATCGGCACAACGATAATTTTATCTGCCGCACAACCGGCGACAGATGTAACCCAAGTGGCACAAGCACCCAAGGATTTCACAATTATCGGCTGTGCGTAGCCCTCAACAGATTCCATACTGAATCCATCGAAAGACCTCAACATTCGCTTATATCGTTCCGAGGTTCCAATGGCTGCCTCGTCCTCGTCGGGAACACAATTGAAATTTCCGGTTGCTTCTAAACACAATTCCTCTGTTTCAAATGCGGATTGAGTAGCCGGGTTATACAAAAGAGCATACCCGCCGCATTTTTTCCTGTCGTAGTCAAACGGCGTGACCCCCGTAGGCTGAAATGAAACATCCACACGCGCGCGTGCTTCCAAGTTGTCGCATCCACTCTGTGTTCCACTTCCTGCTATAATTCGACTCATGGATTCAGAGCTTTCCAAGACTGACTTGTCCCATCTGGCCACATTCAAGATTCTTGCGTCAAGATGATTTATGACAGCTTGATACGAAGGCACAGAATTGTTGGCTCCGGCATTCGTATTTTTATACCAGAAGTCGGCATCGTTTTTTTCGCCGATACTCGAAAACTCGTGACTACCATCTTCAGGAACGCACACAGCGCTACACTCTGCGGTTGGATCGAGATCACTTTTACATGTGGTCAACATTTCGGAAGCAATGTACGGCGCTACATAATGTGTTGAATTCTCGCCGGCAAATGCCCGAGACGAAAAACATCCTATAGCGAAGTACATGAAAATCTCTACAATGGCGCGCAGGAGAATTGTTGATTTATCGCCTAACACGTTCATTCCCCCTGTCCAGCGTCCACAATAGTATATTTATGACCCGTCAATTTCTCGGCTTGTGAAAAATAGATGTCTTGGCAAGCTTCCGCGGATGTTGCCGCTTGGTATTGCGAATAGTAAGCTGTTTTTGCGCGAAGCACCTCCGCGGCAATATGATCCTGCTGTTTCTTCGGAAACTGGGCGCCGTTTTTCACGGTTTCGTCAAAGAACCACTTAAAGGTTTTTAAGTCATCTTCGAACAGCAAGTCGACATTGCACAGATCAAATTCCAGTCGCCACTGGCAGTGCAATGCGGCCATCGCATGTGGAATTAAACGCAAGTAATTCATCAAATCCTCACGGAAATTTCTTTGAAAATGAGGTAAATATATTCCTAAAGCCGTCCTCGTGTCAACTATCCCGGAAGCAACGATATATCCCAGTCTCGTTTCGAACTCTTCGGCGGAAGTTGTATCGAACGGAGACACCACGGCGGTTCCGATGTTTGGCCCAAGTGCTTTCGCGAGGGATCGATCAATTTTATAATGCTCTTGGGTCGCCCGATCGATGAAGACTCCATAGCCGCTGCTGCTCCAGATTTTCCGTGATTTATTGTCGGTACTGTCGAATTTCGTAATTTGCAACAAGTCCATATGGTGGATGCACGAACTTTGACAGCTGGACTGCTTTTTGCAAGTTTCTTCGATAAGATGTGAATAGTTGTGTTTGTCATTTCTGATGTAGGTTGATAAGTAATTTGCCGTCGCTCCTAAGATTTGACTTCGATTTTCTGCGCCGCACGCCGCGTACAACCCTGACGTTTCGAAGTTTGCGGTCAGATCTGTCACAACTTCGTCGGTAAACTCTCTTGCGGTCTCCCTGCGTCTCATCAGCAACTGAAGTATCATATATCGGGTCAGTTGCGTAGTATCGCAATTTCGGTGAGTGAATGCCGCGAGGCGCCGGATGTCGTCATCCGTGCACACGGCATGGAGGTTGTCGATCACTTTCGACAACTCCCCACTTGGAATATCGTACAGGTCTTCCAAGAGGGACTCTTTCGACAGCGTTTTCTCCGCATCGGCGGTGTAGAGCGTCCGAAACTCCTCGGTCGAGCAGTTCCGGAAGCACTCGCGAATCGTCTCTTGTGTGGACGCCGGGCTTTCGAAGCCCGACGCGCTTTGCTCCGTCCCTTCGCTCACGGCGCATTGCACGGAGAAAGTCTCGATCGCGAGGGCCGCCAGAAGAACCTGAAACACTCGCGCCGCAGACTCGGAAAGCGAAGTCTTCGGCCGTTTCGTTCCGGGCGTTTTCAAGGTCGCGATCACAGTTGCACCTCCGACTTCGGTTCAAAATGCTCGTAGCACCAACCGGTATGGTTTTTATGGGCAAGTGGCGCCGGTTTCGTCGTGACCATACCACTCCGCCCCCCCCTCTTCCGACCCGCCGCCGCACCCGAATACGGTCGCGACGACTACAAGGGCGAGCAGCCAAACCGTCGCGCCGACGAAGCGAGGAATCGCGTCGACGTAGTTCCACTCAGCGCTCCCGTGGTCGGGGTCAGCATCAGTGTTTCGTTGTTTGAGCGGGGACATGGACTCCCTCCGCGATTCGGTCGGCCATGTTGAACGGATGATAGCAGACTGTTGCGTGCATTGCCAGAAAAAAGTGAAGCCTCGTTTCATTTTTCGCGTGGGAATTTGAGGGCATTTCGCCGGTGCCCCGTTTAGCTTCGGGAGATCCCGATTGCGAATAAACTCAATGAAATCAATTGATTATTCTGTCGCCGTAGCGGTGACGGATGATCCCAGGGGGAAATTCGCATTTTTTCCTGCGAAGTTCCGGGGTTTCGAGTGTGCCGAAGTTTGCGAAAAAGTATGTGAGTTTCCGGGGCTGCATAGCTCGTGCCGAGATGTGCGCGTTCCAACTTTCTCAATCCGTCACCAGCCGATACCCCACGCCCGTTTCCGTCAGCAGGTATTTCGGACGCGCGGGTTCGGCCTCGAGCTTCTGGCGCAGCGATCCCATGAAGACACGCAGGTACTGCGTCTGATCGACGTGGTTCGGACCCCAGACCTCTTTCAGAAGCTGCCGGTGCGTGAGCACCTTGCCCGCGTGGCGCGTCAGCGTGGCAAGCAGTGAATACTCCATCGGCGTCAAATGGATCTCTTCGCCGGCCCGGGTGACGACGCGACGCGCGAAGTCGATGGTCACGTCGCCGAACGTCACCGACGGCTCGCCCGTCCCTTCTCGCCCCGCCACGTGGCGCAGCGCCACGCGGATGCGCGCGAGCAGCTCCGGCACGCTGAAGGGTTTGGTCAGGTAATCGTCGGCGCCGGCGTCGAGTGTCGTCACCTTGTCCTCGTCGCGCCCGCGCGCGGTGAGCACGATGACGGGCACCCGGCTCCACTCGCGGATGCGGCGCAGCACATCCACGCCGTCGCCGTCGGGCAAACCGAGATCGAGAATCACGAGATCGGGGTTGTGCGACGCGGCGAGGCGCACGCCTTCGGCGCCGGTTTCCGCTTCGATCAGCGCGTAGCCGTTCGGCGGCAGCGACACGCGCAGGAGCTTGCGCAGTTGCGGATCGTCCTCGATGACGAGCAGCTTCGGTTCCAGCGTCATGATTGCGCCTCGCGGTGCGACTCGACCTCGCCGACTGCATCGGCCGCGCCCACCGGCAGACGCACCTCGAAGACCGCGCCGCCGCCAGGCCGGTTCCGCGCGGTCACCGAGCCGCCGTGCGCCGCGACGAATCCGCGCACGATGGCGAGGCCGAGACCCGCGCCGGGCGCGCCGCCGGACATGGTCGATCGGAAGAATTTCTCGAACACGCGCTCCTCGCTTCCGGCGGGAAGGCCGGGACCGCGGTCCGCGATCGAAACGAC
This genomic interval carries:
- a CDS encoding response regulator; this encodes MTLEPKLLVIEDDPQLRKLLRVSLPPNGYALIEAETGAEGVRLAASHNPDLVILDLGLPDGDGVDVLRRIREWSRVPVIVLTARGRDEDKVTTLDAGADDYLTKPFSVPELLARIRVALRHVAGREGTGEPSVTFGDVTIDFARRVVTRAGEEIHLTPMEYSLLATLTRHAGKVLTHRQLLKEVWGPNHVDQTQYLRVFMGSLRQKLEAEPARPKYLLTETGVGYRLVTD